One Salmo salar chromosome ssa01, Ssal_v3.1, whole genome shotgun sequence DNA window includes the following coding sequences:
- the LOC106564898 gene encoding germ cell-less protein-like 1, whose product MGTLGSRMQASSQDPEEAVETACASGKHGCECRKRKRTAHCDCDSEPDEEDALLDTPRRKKLKSTSKYIYQTLFLNGENSDIRICALGQEWNLHKVYLCQSGYFSSMFSGSWKESNMMVIPLEIPDQNIDTEALQVVFGSLYRDDVLIKPSRVVSILAAACMLQLDGLIQQCGETMKENVSVKTVCGYYSSASIYGLDSVMKKCQEWLLNNLMTHQNVDLMKELGADVMEPLIQSSDLFVMQVEMDVYTALKKWMFLQLNPSWDGPIKQLLADADTWLCKRRTELGEEEPFLKTEDGAPFTPVFSHVRLQYIINDLASARILERDNILPPDWLTSVYKSQWFAMLRTEHDNDNGPQDANKEEFESSSMRCGRKLTKDGDYCWRWTGFNFGFDLLVTYTNRFIVFKRNTLSQPCGGAVSLQPRRHLAYRLRLASFDNSGKLVCSRSTGYQLLTLEKDQEYVVMNLDSRLLSFPLYVCCNFQYTSPHMDRRPDAPEPESSARSVS is encoded by the exons ATGGGCACCCTGGGCAGCCGCATGCAGGCCTCCTCCCAGGATCCGGAGGAAGCAGTTGAGACTGCATGTGCCAGTGGCAAGCATGGATGTGAGTGCAGAAAGAGGAAACGGACTGCACACTGCGACTGTGACAGTGAGCCTGATGAGGAAGATGCCTTACTGGACACACCACGGAG GAAGAAGCTAAAGAGCACTTCTAAGTACATCTATCAGACCTTGTTCCTGAACGGCGAGAACAGTGACATCCGCATCTGTGCCCTTGGGCAGGAGTGGAACCTGCACAAAGTCTACCTGTGCCAG TCAGGGTATTTCTCCAGCATGTTCAGTGGATCCTGGAAGGAGTCCAACATGATGGTCATACCGTTAGAGATCCCAGACCAGAACATCGACACAGAGG ctCTGCAGGTAGTGTTTGGATCTCTGTACCGGGATGATGTTCTGATCAAGCCCAGCAGGGTGGTCAGTATCCTAGCAGCAGCTTGTATGCTCCAACTG GATGGTCTGATCCAGCAATGTGGCGAGACCATGAAAGAGAACGTTAGTGTCAAGACTGTGTGTGGCTATTACTCTTCTGCCAGCATCTACGGCCTGGACTCTGTTATGAAGAA GTGTCAGGAATGGCTCCTCAATAACCTCATGACCCATCAGAATGTTGACCTGATGAAGGAGCTAGG AGCGGACGTGATGGAACCGCTGATCCAGTCGTCTGACCTCTTCGTCATGCAGGTGGAGATGGACGTCTACACAGCCCTGAAAAAG tggATGTTCCTTCAGCTCAATCCATCCTGGGACGGTCCCATCAAGCAACTGCTGGCTGACGCTGACACCTGGCTTTGCAAACGCAGAACTG AGTTGGGAGAGGAGGAGCCCTTCTTAAAAACAGAGGACGGCGCTCCCTTTACTCCCGTCTTCAGTCACGTGCGCCTTCAATACATCATCAACGACCTGGCGTCTGCACGCATCCTGGAGAGAGACAACATTCTCCCACCCG ATTGGCTGACTTCCGTGTACAAGAGCCAGTGGTTTGCCATGCTACGGACGGAGCACGACAATGACAATGG TCCACAGGATGCCAACAAGGAGGAGTTTGAGTCAAGCAGTATGAGGTGTGGCAGGAAACTGACCAAAGATGGAGAT TACTGTTGGCGGTGGACAGGTTTCAACTTTGGCTTTGACCTGCTAGTGACCTACACCAACCGCTTCATAGTGTTCAAGAGGAATACACTGAGCCAGCCATGTGGGGGAGCTGTGAGTCTGCAGCCTCGGAGGCATCTAGCATACAG GTTACGCCTGGCCTCCTTTGATAATAGTGGGAAGCTGGTGTGTAGTCGATCTACTGGTTACCAGCTTCTCACCCTGGAGAAAGACCAG GAGTATGTGGTGATGAACCTGGACAGTCGGCTCTTGTCGTTCCCCCTCTATGTGTGCTGTAACTTCCAGTATACATCTCCTCATATGGACCGCCGTCCTGATGCCCCTGAACCAGAGAGCAGCGCCCGCAGTGTatcctga